The proteins below are encoded in one region of Citrobacter enshiensis:
- the rffA gene encoding dTDP-4-amino-4,6-dideoxygalactose transaminase — MIPFNAPPVVGTELEYMQSAMGSGKLCGDGGFTRRCQQWLEQRFGSAKVLLTPSCTASLEMAALLLDIQPGDEVIMPSYTFVSTANAFVLRGAKIVFVDIRPDTMNIDETLIEAAISEKTRAIVPVHYAGVACEMDVIMALAAKYNLFVVEDAAQGVMSTYKGRALGTIGHIGCFSFHETKNYTAGGEGGATLINDRSLIERAEIIREKGTNRSQFFRGQVDKYTWRDIGSSYLMSDLQAAYLWAQLEAADRINQQRLTLWQTYYDALAPLARAGRITLPSIPDDCAQNAHMFYIKLRDIDDRSALINFMKEAEIMAVFHYIPLHACPAGDKFGEFIGEDRYTTKESERLLRLPLFYNLSPANQRTVITTLLNYFS, encoded by the coding sequence ATGATTCCATTTAACGCACCGCCGGTGGTGGGAACCGAACTCGAATACATGCAATCGGCCATGGGCAGCGGCAAACTTTGCGGAGACGGCGGCTTTACACGCCGCTGTCAGCAGTGGCTGGAGCAACGCTTCGGCAGCGCAAAAGTGCTGCTGACGCCGTCCTGCACCGCCTCGCTTGAGATGGCGGCACTGCTGCTGGACATTCAGCCTGGCGATGAAGTCATCATGCCGAGCTACACCTTTGTGTCGACAGCGAATGCTTTCGTATTGCGCGGGGCTAAAATCGTCTTTGTCGATATCCGCCCGGATACCATGAACATCGATGAAACGCTCATCGAAGCCGCCATTTCTGAGAAAACGCGAGCCATTGTTCCGGTACATTACGCAGGCGTTGCTTGTGAGATGGATGTCATCATGGCGCTGGCGGCAAAGTACAACCTGTTTGTGGTCGAAGATGCCGCGCAGGGCGTCATGTCCACCTATAAAGGTCGCGCGTTAGGCACTATTGGACATATTGGCTGTTTCAGCTTCCATGAAACCAAAAACTATACTGCCGGTGGTGAAGGCGGCGCGACGCTGATTAATGACCGATCGTTGATCGAACGCGCGGAAATTATCCGCGAAAAAGGCACCAACCGTAGCCAGTTCTTCCGTGGTCAGGTGGATAAGTACACCTGGCGGGATATTGGTTCCAGCTATCTGATGTCCGATCTTCAGGCAGCGTATCTGTGGGCGCAGCTGGAAGCGGCAGATCGTATCAATCAACAGCGTCTGACCCTGTGGCAGACCTATTATGACGCCCTCGCTCCGCTGGCGCGCGCCGGACGCATTACCTTACCTTCAATTCCTGATGATTGTGCGCAAAACGCCCATATGTTCTACATCAAATTGCGGGATATTGATGATCGTAGCGCACTGATTAACTTCATGAAAGAAGCCGAAATTATGGCGGTCTTCCACTATATTCCTCTGCATGCCTGCCCGGCGGGCGACAAATTTGGTGAGTTTATCGGCGAAGATCGCTACACCACCAAAGAGAGCGAGCGTTTATTGCGCCTGCCGCTGTTTTACAATCTGTCACCCGCCAATCAGCGCACGGTGATCACGACCTTGCTCAACTACTTCTCCTGA